In a genomic window of Tachysurus vachellii isolate PV-2020 chromosome 13, HZAU_Pvac_v1, whole genome shotgun sequence:
- the c13h15orf40 gene encoding UPF0235 protein C15orf40 homolog, which translates to MYCLRHGFMRVALFKLNECSSRGSLCSLFTATSEFSGVSLKNKMPKKEKTTKNAQTKKQSETPTGPVSTLKDGGLAISIHAKPGAKQNAVTDVSSEAVGVAIAAPPTDGEANAELVRYLGKVLVLKKSEVTLDKGSKSREKVIKVTASISQEEVLERLKREAAG; encoded by the exons ATGTACTGTTTGCGTCATGGTTTTATGAGAGTAGCGTTATTTAAATTAAACGAATGTAGCTCTAGGGGAAGTTTgtgttctttgtttacagcaacGTCTGAATTCAGTGGAGTTTCTCTTAAAAACAAGAtgccaaagaaagaaaaaacg ACCAAAAACGCGCAGACCAAGAAGCAGTCAGAAACCCCGACAGGTCCAGTTTCAACGCTTAAAGACGGTGGACTTGCAATATCAATACACGCCAAACCAGGAGCAAAGCAAAATGCCGTCACAG ATGTGAGCTCAGAGGCAGTGGGGGTCGCTATTGCTGCACCCCCAACAGACGGCGAGGCCAATGCGGAGCTCGTGCGCTATCTGGGCAAAGTCCTGGTGCTGAAGAAGAGTGAAGTCACGCTGGATAAG GGAAGTAAATCCAGAGAAAAAGTCATTAAAGTCACTGCATCGATTAGTCAAGAGGAGGTTCTGGAGAGACTAAAGCGAGAAGCTGCTGGCTGA
- the glsl gene encoding glutaminase liver isoform, mitochondrial: protein MEHISSKEADENPYLCFQRTPSFRRKWRKRYGGLDGNKLLEPNKEEDMRENDVMTDGLSERNDAPVKSAEAQETSLAEKISTPMPRKAVPTQRPVNFLTPGSTGLTSLINNDSRKVLQAEPERLPTAQPWPSISRTEAHQSQSKRKVAADVLFDSFATGGRVSTNHFFETLWCSGILRTDPRIKDCYVLMKKLQDADGTVDGNTFQRCVTGFVSFVLKAVQGRFVIPDFCMFAEETQKLFIKCKQLSSVEEKEDNSKASGKWGISICTVDGQRLSLGDWNEPCVLGEIAWPLIYALAVDQLGVDRVHRHVGVEEYAKYESPFTLSEQGVPHTPLTETGAIICASLLQQLTLRQVTEEEEKYESVLNIVRRLCNKEHANLNCTSYQGLRKDIIRLHALSFYLQEKKCFPEAMDINATLELLLQCLSTEVTCESGAALAATLANGGLCPMSGDQVLSTSAVRSTLSIMQVAGMNNYSRMFHFKTSVPAKSSSSGIVLIVVPGVLGIACWSPELDAYGNSWRAVHFCEELVSVFQLHSFDIRTPFRQVLSYRQWKVESEGYQIMNILLAAYRGDLHTLRRYFLSGADVNAVDYDGRTALHVAASEGRLEVIKFLMESTGANCTLKDRWGNTALQEAIRCNQGPVVQLFTKYTDYKEML from the exons atgGAACACATTTCAAGCAAAGAAGCAGATGAAAATCCTTATCTCTG TTTTCAGAGAACACCATCTTTTCGTCGCAAATGGAGAAAACGCTATGGGGGATTGGATGGCAACAAATTGCTGGAGCCGAATAAGGAGGAAGACATGAGAG AGAACGATGTGATGACAGATGGTCTCTCTGAAAGGAATGACGCCCCTGTGAAGAGTGCAGAAGCTCAG GAGACCAGCCTTGCCGAGAAGATTTCAACTCCCATGCCAAGAAAAGCTGTGCCAACTCAGAGACCTGTAAACTTTTTGACTCCAGGATCAACAG GTTTAACTTCGTTAATCAACAATGATAGCAGGAAAGTCCTCCAGGCAGAACCAGAGAGACTGCCCACTGCCCAGCCCTGGCCAAGCATCAGCAGGACTGAGGCCCATCAAAGCCAATCCAAGAGAAAagt AGCTGCTGACGTGCTGTTTGACAGCTTTGCCACCGGAGGAAGAGTCAGCACCAATCATTTCTTTGAG ACCCTGTGGTGCTCTGGCATTTTAAGAACTGACCCACGGATTAAAGATTGTTATGTGCTGATGAAAAAACTGCAGGATGCTGATGGGACAGTGGATGGAAACACTTTCCAAAG GTGTGTGACAGGCTTTGTATCTTTCGTTCTGAAAGCAGTGCAAGGCAGATTTGTCATTCCCGATTTCTGTATGTTTGCTGAGGAGACCCAAAAGCTGttcattaaatgtaaacaacTGTCTTCCGTAGAG GAGAAAGAAGACAACAGCAAGGCCAGTGGAAAATGGGGGATTTCAATCTGCACAGTGGATGGGCAGAG GCTCTCACTCGGGGACTGGAATGAGCCTTGTGTTCTGGGAGAGATTGCCTGGCCTCTTATTTATGCACTTGCTGTGGATCAGCTTGGAGTTGACCGTGTCCATAGACATGTAGGAGTTGAGGAATATGCAAAATATGAGTCCCCTTTTACCCTGAGTGAACAAG GTGTCCCTCACACTCCCCTGACAGAGACAGGAGCTATTATATGTGCATCACTGCTACAG CAGTTAACATTGAGGCAAGTtacagaggaagaggagaaataCGAGTCG GTTTTAAATATTGTAAGAAGATTATGTAACAAGGAACATGCCAATTTAAACTGTACAAG TTATCAAGGTTTGAGGAAGGACATCATTCGTCTACATGCACTTTCATTTTATCTCCaagaaaagaaa TGCTTTCCAGAAGCCATGGACATAAATGCTACACTGGAGCTGCTGTTACAG TGTTTGTCTACAGAAGTCACGTGTGAGTCTGGAGCAGCGCTGGCCGCAACTTTAGCTAATGGTGGCCTCTGCCCTATGTCAGGTGACCAGGTCCTCTCCACCTCGGCGGTTCGAAGTACTCTGTCCATAATGCAAGTGGCAGGAATGAACAATTACTCCAGAATGTTCCATTTTAAG aCATCCGTGCCTGCCAAATCCAGCAGCTCTGGTATTGTACTGATAGTAGTCCCTGGAGTGCTGGGCATCGCTTGCTGGTCACCGGAGTTGGATGCATATGGAAACTCCTGGAGGGCTGTGCATTTCTGTGAG GAGCTGGTGTCAGTTTTTCAGCTACACAGCTTCGATATCAGGACTCCATTCAGACAAGTGCTGTCCTACAGGCAGTGGAAAGTGGAGTCTGAG GGCTACCAAATAATGAACATCCTATTGGCTGCTTATCGAGGGGACCTGCATACGTTACGGAG GTATTTCCTCTCTGGAGCAGATGTGAATGCTGTTGATTATGATGGAAGGACTGCACTTCATGTGGCTGCCTCAGAGGGGCGTCTAGAGGTCATCAAGTTTCTGATGGAGAGCACTGGAGCCAACTGCACACTCAAGGACAG aTGGGGAAATACGGCCTTGCAGGAAGCTATAAGATGCAATCAGGGACCTGTTGTGCAGCTCTTCACAAAGTACACAGACTACAAGGAAATGTTATGA